Proteins found in one Paraburkholderia caballeronis genomic segment:
- a CDS encoding GIY-YIG nuclease family protein, protein MAWHLYLLECEDRSIYTGIATDVAARFAQHANGTGARYTRSRKPQRVLASFELADRASASRAEYWVKRLAPRDKRALAAGLLTLDSIVPPRAAEPPEPGDDTAAPQADPPATIAAA, encoded by the coding sequence ATGGCGTGGCATCTGTACCTGCTCGAATGCGAAGACCGCAGCATCTACACCGGCATCGCGACCGACGTCGCCGCGCGCTTCGCGCAGCACGCGAACGGCACCGGCGCGCGCTACACGCGCTCGCGCAAGCCGCAGCGGGTGCTCGCATCGTTCGAACTCGCGGACCGCGCGAGCGCGTCGCGCGCCGAATACTGGGTCAAGCGGCTCGCGCCGCGCGACAAGCGCGCGCTCGCGGCCGGCCTGCTGACGCTCGATTCGATCGTGCCGCCACGCGCGGCCGAACCGCCCGAACCGGGTGACGACACCGCCGCGCCGCAAGCCGATCCGCCCGCGACGATCGCCGCAGCATGA
- a CDS encoding NAD(+) synthase codes for MKERFFNLYSHGFARVAVGVPRCRVADPAFNAEQTLALAREAADHGAVLVAFPELGLSAYTCDDLFHQNALLEACERALMAIAAASSSLPLAMIVGLPVRVGHTLFNCAAVVAGGRVVGIVPKSYLPNYGEFYEARQFSPAASASADSVRIGGSDVPFGASLLFDVPAIESLRFHVEICEDVWVPVPPSSFAALAGASVLVNLSASNVVVGKAGYRHQLVSQQSARCLAAYLYTSAGKGESSTDLAWDGQALVYENGELLAQSERFLDDSHLIFADVDLERLSQERVRQTTFGDSIRRHADEVAKFRVLRCDVEPSGAEKLPLARRVERFPYVPADPKRRDERCNEVYNIQVQALVQRLSSSGIKKVVIGVSGGLDSTHALLVCAKAMDRLGLPRANILAYTMPGFATSERTLRQARQLMDVVGCSASEIDIRPSCLQMLKDLGHPYHEGQEVYDVTFENVQAGERTNHLFRLANFNHAIVIGTGDLSELALGWCTYGVGDHMSHYNVNASVPKTLITHLVRWVAETGQIGTSGSDVLEAILDTDISPELIPGKANGAPEQKTESVIGPYELQDFNLYYTLRFGFSPTKVAFLALHAWGDRETGAWPENAKVVRNQYGLAAIKRNLGIFLDRFFRQSQFKRSCIPNAPKVGTGGSLSPRGDWRAPSDSEATVWLDALAEVPDGDAQHA; via the coding sequence ATGAAAGAGCGCTTCTTCAATCTTTATTCGCACGGCTTCGCGCGCGTGGCGGTCGGCGTGCCGCGCTGCCGCGTCGCCGATCCGGCATTCAACGCAGAGCAGACGCTCGCGCTCGCGCGCGAAGCCGCGGACCACGGCGCGGTGCTCGTCGCGTTCCCCGAACTCGGCCTGTCCGCCTACACGTGCGACGACCTGTTTCATCAGAACGCGCTGCTCGAAGCGTGCGAGCGCGCGCTGATGGCGATCGCGGCCGCGTCGTCATCGCTGCCGCTCGCGATGATCGTCGGACTGCCGGTGCGCGTCGGCCATACGCTGTTCAACTGCGCGGCGGTCGTCGCGGGCGGGCGGGTCGTCGGCATCGTGCCGAAGAGTTATCTGCCGAACTACGGCGAGTTCTACGAGGCGCGCCAGTTCAGCCCGGCCGCGAGCGCATCGGCGGACTCGGTGCGGATCGGCGGCAGCGACGTGCCGTTCGGCGCGTCGCTGCTGTTCGACGTGCCGGCGATCGAGTCGCTGCGCTTTCACGTCGAGATCTGCGAGGACGTATGGGTGCCGGTGCCGCCGTCGTCGTTCGCGGCGCTCGCGGGCGCGTCGGTGCTCGTGAATCTGTCCGCGTCGAACGTCGTGGTCGGCAAGGCCGGTTATCGGCATCAACTGGTGTCGCAGCAATCGGCGCGCTGCCTCGCCGCGTATCTGTACACGTCGGCGGGCAAGGGCGAATCGTCGACCGATCTCGCATGGGACGGCCAGGCGCTCGTCTACGAGAACGGCGAACTGCTCGCGCAGTCGGAACGCTTCCTCGACGACTCGCACCTCATTTTCGCGGACGTCGATCTGGAGCGGCTGTCGCAGGAGCGCGTGCGGCAGACGACGTTCGGCGATTCGATCCGCCGCCACGCGGACGAAGTCGCGAAGTTCCGCGTGCTCCGTTGCGACGTCGAGCCGTCGGGTGCGGAGAAGCTGCCGCTCGCGCGGCGCGTCGAACGGTTCCCGTATGTGCCGGCCGATCCGAAGCGGCGCGACGAACGCTGCAACGAGGTCTACAACATCCAGGTGCAGGCGCTGGTGCAGCGGCTGTCGTCGAGCGGGATCAAGAAGGTGGTGATCGGCGTGTCGGGCGGTCTCGATTCGACGCATGCGCTGCTCGTCTGCGCGAAGGCGATGGACCGGCTCGGGTTGCCGCGCGCGAACATCCTCGCTTATACGATGCCGGGCTTCGCGACCAGCGAACGCACGCTGCGCCAGGCGCGGCAGTTGATGGACGTGGTCGGGTGCAGCGCATCGGAAATCGACATCCGCCCGAGCTGCCTGCAGATGCTGAAGGACCTCGGCCATCCGTATCACGAAGGGCAGGAAGTCTACGACGTCACGTTCGAGAACGTGCAGGCCGGCGAGCGCACGAACCATCTGTTCCGGCTCGCGAACTTCAACCATGCGATCGTGATCGGCACCGGCGACCTGAGCGAACTCGCGCTCGGCTGGTGCACGTACGGCGTCGGCGATCACATGTCGCATTACAACGTGAACGCGAGCGTGCCGAAGACGCTGATCACGCATCTGGTGCGCTGGGTCGCGGAGACCGGGCAGATCGGCACGAGCGGCTCGGACGTGCTCGAAGCGATCCTCGACACCGACATCAGCCCGGAGCTGATCCCCGGCAAGGCGAACGGCGCGCCGGAGCAGAAGACCGAGAGCGTGATCGGGCCATACGAACTGCAGGACTTCAACCTGTACTACACGCTGCGTTTCGGCTTTTCGCCGACCAAGGTCGCGTTCCTCGCGCTGCACGCGTGGGGCGACCGCGAGACCGGCGCGTGGCCGGAGAACGCGAAGGTCGTGCGCAACCAGTACGGCCTCGCGGCGATCAAGCGCAACCTCGGGATCTTCCTCGACCGCTTTTTCCGGCAGAGCCAGTTCAAGCGTTCGTGCATCCCGAACGCGCCGAAGGTCGGCACCGGCGGGTCGCTGTCGCCGCGCGGCGACTGGCGCGCGCCGAGCGATTCGGAAGCGACGGTGTGGCTCGACGCGCTCGCCGAGGTGCCGGACGGCGACGCGCAACACGCATGA
- the ppa gene encoding inorganic diphosphatase encodes MSFSNVPAGKDLPQDFNVIIEIPAQSDPVKYEADKELGLLVVDRFIGTGMRYPVNYGFIPQTLSGDGDPVDVLVITPFPLLAGSVVRARAVGMLQMTDESGVDAKLVAVPHDKVCPMTAGIKSIDDVPEYLKDQIKHFFEQYKSLEKGKWVKVEGWAGIDAAHKEITEGIANFKK; translated from the coding sequence ATGAGCTTCAGCAACGTCCCCGCCGGCAAGGATCTGCCGCAAGACTTCAATGTGATCATCGAGATTCCGGCGCAAAGCGATCCGGTGAAGTACGAGGCCGACAAGGAACTGGGCCTGCTCGTCGTCGACCGTTTCATCGGCACGGGCATGCGTTATCCGGTGAACTACGGCTTCATCCCGCAGACGCTGTCCGGTGACGGCGACCCGGTCGACGTACTCGTGATCACGCCGTTCCCGCTGCTCGCCGGCTCGGTCGTGCGCGCGCGCGCGGTCGGCATGCTGCAGATGACCGACGAGTCGGGCGTCGACGCGAAGCTGGTCGCGGTGCCGCACGACAAGGTCTGCCCGATGACGGCCGGCATCAAGTCGATCGACGACGTGCCCGAATATCTGAAAGACCAGATCAAGCACTTCTTCGAGCAGTACAAGTCGCTCGAAAAGGGCAAGTGGGTGAAGGTCGAAGGCTGGGCGGGCATCGACGCCGCGCACAAGGAAATCACCGAAGGCATCGCGAACTTCAAGAAGTAA
- a CDS encoding GNAT family N-acetyltransferase, which translates to MNQERFDYRTGILGSPAEVDAAEWNALLARQGQPTPFLRHEFLAALHDTRCATPDAGWAPQFVTLTDERTGRLAAAAPVYLKGHSYGEYVFDWAWADAYKRNGLDYYPKLLCAVPFTPVQGTRLIAEDEIARRHLAATLVAFAEQADVSSLHVLFPTADDAAALTGLGMMQREGVQFHWLNDGYRDFDEFLSTLEQKKRKNIRAERRKVREAGVTLRRVRGEDIRDEDWRFFSRCYRQTYREHYSSPYLNLDFFRSIGASMPENLLLVIAEYEGKPIASSLVVYQRDENGGGTLYGRYWGALEHVPCLHFETAYYQPLEFCIEEKLAVFEGGAQGEHKMARGFMPTVTRSTHWLAHPAFSDAVARFLESETNHIHSYMHELNEHNPFRDPDHRDP; encoded by the coding sequence TTGAATCAGGAACGTTTCGATTATCGCACGGGCATTCTCGGCTCACCGGCCGAGGTGGACGCCGCCGAATGGAACGCGCTGCTCGCCCGCCAGGGGCAGCCGACGCCGTTCCTGCGCCACGAATTCCTGGCGGCGCTGCACGACACGCGCTGCGCGACGCCGGATGCCGGCTGGGCGCCGCAGTTCGTCACGCTGACCGACGAGCGCACCGGCCGGCTCGCGGCGGCCGCGCCTGTCTATCTGAAAGGCCACTCGTACGGCGAATACGTGTTCGACTGGGCCTGGGCCGACGCGTACAAGCGCAACGGCCTCGACTACTATCCGAAGCTGCTGTGCGCGGTGCCGTTCACGCCCGTCCAGGGCACGCGGCTGATCGCGGAGGACGAGATCGCGCGCCGCCATCTCGCGGCGACGCTCGTCGCGTTCGCGGAGCAGGCGGACGTGTCGTCGCTGCACGTGCTGTTTCCGACCGCCGACGACGCGGCCGCGCTGACCGGCCTCGGAATGATGCAGCGCGAAGGCGTGCAGTTCCACTGGCTCAACGACGGTTATCGCGACTTCGACGAGTTCCTGTCCACGCTCGAACAGAAGAAGCGCAAGAACATCCGCGCGGAGCGGCGCAAGGTGCGGGAAGCCGGCGTCACGCTGCGCCGCGTGCGCGGCGAGGACATCCGCGACGAGGACTGGCGCTTCTTCAGCCGCTGCTACCGGCAGACGTATCGCGAGCACTATTCGAGCCCGTACCTGAACCTCGACTTCTTCCGGTCGATCGGCGCGTCGATGCCGGAGAACCTGCTGCTGGTGATCGCCGAATACGAGGGCAAGCCGATTGCAAGCTCGCTCGTCGTCTATCAGCGCGACGAGAACGGCGGCGGCACGCTGTATGGCCGCTACTGGGGCGCGCTCGAACATGTGCCGTGCCTGCACTTCGAGACCGCGTATTACCAGCCGCTCGAATTCTGCATCGAGGAGAAACTCGCGGTGTTCGAAGGCGGCGCGCAGGGCGAGCACAAGATGGCGCGCGGGTTCATGCCGACCGTCACGCGCTCGACGCACTGGCTCGCGCATCCGGCGTTCTCGGATGCGGTCGCGCGTTTCCTCGAAAGCGAGACGAACCATATCCACTCGTACATGCACGAACTGAACGAGCACAATCCGTTTCGCGACCCGGACCATCGCGACCCATGA
- a CDS encoding MFS transporter, producing MASPANHLPHAGTGAPPSGFEEATYRKVAWRLIPLLMLCYVVAYLDRVNVGFAKLQMSASLNLSDAVYGFGAGIFFIGYFLFEVPSNVILHRVGARVWIARIMVTWGLVSMLTMFVTTPTMFYVMRFLLGVCEAGFFPGIILYLTYWYPAHRRGRTTTWFMTAIALSGVIGGPLSGWILKAFDGLNAWQGWQWLFLLEGVPSVIVGVLVFSVLDDRIRDAKWLSAEERALLERNIAAEDATKVDPPIRTVLTSPRTLLMSLTYFSFVMGLYGVSFWLPTIIKSTGVTDSLTIGLLSAIPFAAAVVGMVLVARSADRRRERRWHVALPAAAGALGLVLSVAWAHDTTLAMAALTLATIGILTTLPLFWSLPTAWLAGTGAAAGIALINSIGNLAGFLSPYAVGWLKQATGANDSGMYLLAAFMILGGLLALGAPRKLVNR from the coding sequence ATGGCCAGTCCCGCGAATCACCTGCCCCATGCAGGCACGGGCGCGCCGCCGTCCGGCTTCGAGGAGGCGACCTATCGCAAGGTCGCGTGGCGGCTGATCCCGTTGTTGATGCTGTGTTACGTGGTCGCGTATCTGGACCGCGTGAACGTCGGTTTCGCGAAGCTGCAGATGAGCGCGTCGCTGAACCTGTCCGACGCGGTGTACGGCTTCGGCGCGGGCATCTTCTTCATCGGGTACTTCCTGTTCGAAGTGCCCAGCAACGTCATTCTTCATCGCGTCGGCGCGCGCGTGTGGATCGCGCGGATCATGGTCACGTGGGGCCTCGTGTCGATGCTGACGATGTTCGTCACCACGCCGACGATGTTCTACGTGATGCGCTTTCTGCTCGGCGTCTGCGAGGCGGGCTTCTTCCCCGGCATCATCCTGTACCTGACCTACTGGTATCCGGCGCACCGGCGCGGCCGCACGACGACGTGGTTCATGACCGCGATCGCGCTGTCCGGCGTGATCGGCGGCCCGCTGTCCGGCTGGATCCTGAAGGCGTTCGACGGCCTGAACGCGTGGCAGGGCTGGCAGTGGCTGTTCCTGCTCGAAGGAGTGCCGTCGGTGATCGTCGGCGTGCTGGTGTTCAGCGTGCTCGACGACCGCATCCGCGACGCGAAGTGGCTCAGCGCGGAAGAACGCGCGCTGCTGGAGCGCAACATCGCGGCCGAGGACGCAACGAAGGTCGATCCGCCGATCCGCACGGTGCTGACGAGCCCGCGCACGCTGCTGATGAGCCTCACGTACTTCTCGTTCGTGATGGGGCTGTACGGCGTGAGCTTCTGGCTGCCGACGATCATCAAGTCGACCGGCGTCACCGATTCGCTCACGATCGGCCTGCTGTCCGCGATCCCGTTCGCGGCCGCGGTGGTCGGCATGGTGCTGGTGGCTCGCAGCGCGGACCGGCGGCGCGAGCGGCGCTGGCACGTCGCGCTGCCGGCAGCGGCCGGCGCGCTCGGGCTCGTGCTGTCGGTCGCGTGGGCGCACGACACGACGCTCGCGATGGCCGCGCTGACGCTCGCGACGATCGGCATCCTGACGACGCTGCCGCTGTTCTGGAGCCTGCCGACCGCGTGGCTCGCGGGCACCGGCGCGGCGGCGGGGATCGCGCTGATCAACTCGATCGGCAATCTCGCCGGGTTCCTGAGTCCGTATGCGGTGGGCTGGCTCAAGCAGGCGACCGGCGCGAACGACTCGGGGATGTACCTGCTCGCGGCGTTCATGATCCTCGGCGGATTGCTCGCGCTCGGCGCGCCGCGGAAGCTGGTGAATCGCTGA
- a CDS encoding heme biosynthesis protein HemY codes for MAIRGLLWLAFLFAIAVVLATLGRFDAGQVLFVYPPYRVDVSLNLFIVGVVVVFILLYALLRFVRNVVTMPRRVAAYRARSRAEKAHNALRDAIGNLYAGRFSRAEKAARDSLADERNKGAAGLIAANAAHRMHEYARRDDWLEQIDDADWQEARLMATADMRADGRDADGALTALTEMRTQGGRRIHAQQIALRAQQQLKNWSEVLKLVKLLEKREALHPAVAVRLRQLAAENLLRDRRHNPDALLELWQSLTPVERHSSRLADLAAELLIGLDRPQDARRIVEEALAQNWDARLLRRYPDTAGADALPLIQKAEAWRKERPDDADLLFALGRLCLKQQLWGKAQSFLEGALKSADIAENEPLKIRTHRALARLHEQLGDSAKAAEHYRESALSMNVV; via the coding sequence ATGGCGATCCGTGGACTCCTGTGGCTCGCTTTCCTGTTCGCGATTGCGGTCGTGCTCGCGACGCTCGGCCGCTTCGACGCGGGGCAGGTGCTGTTCGTCTATCCGCCGTATCGGGTAGACGTGTCGCTGAACCTGTTCATCGTCGGCGTGGTGGTCGTGTTCATCCTGCTCTATGCGTTGCTGCGCTTCGTGCGCAACGTCGTGACGATGCCGCGCCGGGTCGCTGCGTATCGGGCGCGCTCGCGCGCGGAGAAGGCGCATAACGCGCTGCGCGACGCGATCGGCAACCTGTACGCGGGGCGCTTCTCGCGCGCCGAGAAGGCCGCGCGCGACTCGCTCGCGGACGAGCGCAACAAGGGCGCGGCCGGGCTGATCGCCGCGAACGCCGCGCACCGGATGCACGAGTACGCGCGCCGCGACGACTGGCTCGAACAGATCGACGACGCGGACTGGCAGGAAGCGCGCCTGATGGCGACCGCCGACATGCGCGCGGACGGCCGCGACGCGGACGGCGCGCTGACCGCGCTGACCGAGATGCGCACCCAGGGCGGCCGCCGCATCCACGCGCAGCAGATCGCGCTGCGCGCGCAGCAGCAGTTGAAGAACTGGAGCGAGGTGCTCAAGCTCGTGAAACTGCTGGAGAAGCGCGAGGCGCTGCATCCGGCGGTCGCGGTGCGGCTGCGCCAGCTGGCGGCGGAGAACCTGTTGCGCGACCGGCGTCACAATCCGGACGCGCTGCTCGAACTGTGGCAGTCGCTGACGCCGGTCGAGCGTCACTCGTCGCGTCTCGCGGATCTCGCGGCCGAACTGCTGATCGGGCTGGACCGTCCGCAGGACGCGCGCAGGATCGTCGAGGAGGCGCTCGCGCAGAACTGGGACGCGCGGCTGCTGCGCCGTTACCCGGACACGGCCGGCGCGGACGCGCTGCCGCTGATCCAGAAGGCCGAGGCGTGGCGCAAGGAGCGGCCGGACGACGCGGACCTGCTGTTCGCGCTCGGCCGCCTGTGCCTGAAGCAGCAGTTGTGGGGCAAGGCGCAATCGTTCCTCGAAGGCGCGCTGAAGTCCGCCGACATCGCGGAGAACGAGCCGCTGAAGATCCGCACGCATCGCGCGCTCGCGCGGCTGCACGAGCAACTGGGCGACAGCGCGAAGGCGGCCGAGCACTATCGCGAGAGCGCGCTGTCGATGAACGTGGTTTGA
- the hemDX gene encoding fused uroporphyrinogen-III synthase HemD/membrane protein HemX: MAAEGASATPTAAPTAAAPFTVVVTRPAGQSDSLVAQLAARRIRTLDFPLIAIAPAHDDAPLRAALNGLDRYALVVFVSPNAVDRAFASYASVSSIWPHPLPVAVVGPASVAALARHGVAAPDHRVISPPVPADEEPARFDSEALYAALEATFGATGLDGRRVLIVRGDGGREWLADRLREAGAEVETVAAYRRVVPDPAIGVWQQVHALLAGAPHAWLVTSSEGVRNLEELAHEHLTAGEIAQLKHAPLVAPHPRIAETARGLGFDRITVSGAGDERIVQTLSGLASSAVQPVQNPPAHAPAHSRMTDSNNASNTPTPPAAPSGASPRSSGSRESAPPLTPPPGVPYGNERARRGAGGPLLWVVLVLVAAASGTGGYLLNRKIDQAGQQLVARQQAADAQTAQLRARTEQTLAGVQATESHISQLEGRLTDAQTSQQALAQQYADLAKTRDDWTLAEVGQMLSSASEQLQLTGNTQLALFALQSADNRLAGSSNPQALVVRKAIAQDIDKLKATPSTDLTGLAIKLDTALGRIDALPLAGEAPVPRAKPHAAAPGDVAKTAAANGEPRWKAWLDQFATGIGQQIASLVQVRRIDNADAMLVAPDQGYFVRENVKLRLLSARLSLLSRNDATLKADLAAADGALARYFDNASKETQAVRDLLKEVNAGSASVALPNLDTSLQAIGQFRSRG, from the coding sequence ATGGCGGCCGAAGGCGCATCCGCCACGCCGACTGCCGCACCGACCGCCGCCGCCCCGTTCACCGTCGTCGTCACCCGTCCCGCCGGCCAGTCCGATTCGCTCGTCGCGCAGCTTGCCGCGCGGCGCATCCGCACGCTCGACTTCCCGCTGATCGCGATCGCGCCGGCCCACGACGACGCGCCGCTGCGCGCCGCGCTGAACGGACTCGACCGGTATGCGCTCGTCGTGTTCGTGTCGCCGAACGCGGTCGATCGCGCATTCGCGAGTTACGCGTCGGTGTCGTCGATCTGGCCGCATCCGCTGCCGGTCGCGGTCGTCGGCCCGGCGAGCGTCGCCGCGCTCGCGCGCCACGGCGTCGCCGCGCCCGACCATCGCGTGATCAGCCCGCCGGTGCCGGCCGACGAGGAGCCGGCGCGGTTCGACTCCGAGGCGCTCTACGCGGCGCTCGAAGCGACGTTCGGCGCGACCGGCCTGGACGGCCGCCGCGTGCTGATCGTGCGCGGCGACGGCGGCCGCGAATGGCTCGCGGACCGGCTGCGCGAGGCGGGCGCCGAGGTGGAGACGGTCGCCGCGTACCGGCGCGTCGTGCCCGACCCGGCGATCGGCGTCTGGCAGCAGGTGCACGCGCTGCTCGCGGGCGCGCCGCATGCGTGGCTCGTCACCAGTTCCGAGGGCGTGCGCAATCTGGAAGAACTCGCGCACGAGCACCTGACCGCCGGCGAGATCGCGCAGTTGAAGCACGCGCCGCTGGTCGCGCCCCATCCACGGATCGCCGAAACGGCGCGGGGTTTGGGTTTTGATAGGATTACGGTGTCCGGCGCCGGCGACGAGCGCATCGTGCAGACGCTGTCGGGCCTTGCTTCCTCTGCTGTTCAACCGGTTCAGAACCCTCCGGCGCATGCGCCGGCACACTCTCGCATGACTGATTCGAACAACGCCAGCAACACGCCAACTCCGCCAGCCGCGCCGTCCGGCGCGTCGCCCCGTTCTTCCGGTTCGCGCGAATCCGCGCCGCCGCTGACGCCGCCGCCCGGCGTGCCGTACGGCAACGAGCGCGCGCGGCGCGGCGCGGGCGGTCCGCTGCTGTGGGTCGTCCTCGTGCTGGTGGCGGCGGCGTCCGGCACCGGCGGTTACCTGCTGAACCGCAAGATCGACCAGGCCGGCCAGCAGCTCGTCGCGCGCCAGCAGGCCGCCGACGCGCAGACGGCGCAGCTGCGCGCGCGCACCGAGCAGACGCTCGCGGGCGTGCAGGCGACCGAGTCGCACATCTCCCAGCTCGAAGGCCGGCTCACCGACGCGCAGACGTCGCAGCAGGCGCTCGCGCAGCAATACGCGGACCTCGCGAAAACGCGCGACGACTGGACGCTCGCGGAGGTCGGCCAGATGCTGTCGAGCGCGAGCGAGCAGCTTCAACTGACCGGCAACACGCAGCTTGCGCTGTTCGCGCTGCAAAGCGCGGACAACCGCCTCGCCGGGTCGTCGAACCCGCAGGCGCTCGTCGTGCGCAAGGCGATCGCGCAGGACATCGACAAGCTGAAGGCCACGCCGTCGACCGACCTGACCGGCCTCGCGATCAAGCTCGACACCGCGCTCGGCCGCATCGACGCGCTGCCGCTCGCCGGCGAGGCGCCGGTGCCGCGCGCGAAGCCGCATGCGGCCGCGCCGGGCGACGTCGCGAAGACCGCCGCGGCGAACGGCGAGCCGCGCTGGAAGGCGTGGCTCGACCAGTTCGCGACGGGCATCGGCCAGCAGATCGCGAGCCTCGTGCAGGTGCGCCGCATCGACAACGCGGACGCGATGCTGGTCGCGCCGGACCAGGGTTACTTCGTGCGCGAGAACGTGAAGCTGCGGCTGTTGTCCGCGCGGCTGTCGCTGCTGTCGCGCAACGACGCGACGCTGAAGGCGGACCTCGCGGCCGCCGACGGCGCGCTCGCGCGCTACTTCGACAACGCGTCGAAGGAGACCCAGGCGGTGCGCGACCTGCTGAAGGAGGTGAACGCGGGGTCGGCGTCGGTCGCGCTGCCGAACCTCGACACGAGCCTGCAGGCGATCGGGCAGTTCCGGAGCCGGGGGTAA
- the hemC gene encoding hydroxymethylbilane synthase yields the protein MNPETLSAPTPRTLVIASRESRLAMWQAEHVQAALHKLYPSCDVKIAGMTTRGDQILDRTLSKVGGKGLFVKELENALADGSADLAVHSLKDVPMELPDGFALAAIMEREDPRDAFVSNGYDSLAALPAGSVVGTSSLRREAMIRARYPHLGVKPLRGNLDTRLAKLDRGDYAAIILAAAGLKRLGLGARIRALLEPDDSLPAAGQGALGIEIRADRADVAAWLAPLHDPRTAAAVEAERMVSRALGGSCSVPLAAYAQWRDGVLHLRGSIATPDASRVLRADGSTRATDTASAIELGREVSQALIAQGALDIVRALADAAPSPNTPPDAR from the coding sequence ATGAACCCCGAGACGTTATCCGCGCCCACGCCCCGCACGCTGGTGATCGCTTCGCGCGAAAGCCGGCTGGCGATGTGGCAGGCAGAGCATGTACAAGCTGCGCTGCACAAATTATATCCATCCTGCGACGTGAAAATTGCCGGAATGACGACGCGAGGCGATCAGATTCTCGATCGCACGCTGTCGAAGGTCGGCGGCAAGGGCCTGTTCGTGAAGGAACTGGAGAACGCGCTCGCGGACGGCAGCGCGGACCTCGCGGTGCACTCGCTGAAGGACGTGCCGATGGAGCTGCCGGACGGCTTCGCGCTCGCGGCGATCATGGAGCGCGAGGACCCGCGCGACGCGTTCGTGTCGAACGGCTACGACTCGCTCGCGGCGCTGCCGGCGGGCAGCGTCGTCGGCACGTCGAGCCTGCGGCGCGAGGCGATGATCCGCGCGCGTTACCCGCATCTCGGCGTGAAGCCGCTGCGCGGCAATCTCGACACGCGGCTCGCGAAGCTCGATCGCGGCGACTACGCGGCGATCATCCTCGCGGCGGCCGGGCTCAAGCGTCTTGGCCTCGGGGCGCGGATCCGCGCGCTGCTCGAACCGGACGACAGCCTGCCGGCGGCGGGCCAGGGCGCGCTCGGCATCGAGATCCGCGCGGACCGGGCCGACGTCGCCGCGTGGCTCGCGCCGCTGCACGACCCGCGCACGGCCGCCGCGGTCGAGGCCGAGCGGATGGTGTCGCGCGCGCTCGGCGGCTCGTGTTCCGTGCCGCTCGCCGCGTACGCGCAGTGGCGCGACGGCGTGCTGCATCTGCGCGGCAGCATCGCGACGCCGGACGCGAGCCGCGTGCTGCGCGCCGACGGCTCGACCCGCGCGACCGACACCGCGAGCGCGATCGAACTCGGCCGCGAGGTGTCGCAGGCGCTGATCGCGCAGGGCGCGCTCGACATCGTGCGCGCGCTCGCGGACGCCGCGCCGTCGCCGAACACGCCGCCGGACGCGCGATGA